The Pirellulales bacterium genomic interval CCGCATAGACTCCTGCATATTCTCCCGACTCGTATTCGGCCCCTTTCTGAAAATCGGCAACCGCTTCTTTTTCGCGACCGAGTCTCAGGTAGGACAATCCGCGAAAATAAAATGCTCGCGGATCCATCGAACCATCTTCAATGGCCGCCGTCAGGTCGGCGTGCGCCGTCTTGAAATCGCCGCGATTAAAGGCATGCACGCCAGTGCCGTATAAACTGGCCAACAACGCTTCATCGGCTGGCAATTGCGCACCGCCGATCCATACGCAGGCTCCCACCACCGCAGCTACCGTCCTGTGCATCACAACTTGCTCCTCCACCAAGGGAAATCAGGGCCAGAAATCCATCCCCATCGAACGATAAGGGCCGGCCCACTTAGCCGAAGCCTCTTGATGTGCATTCCCTGCGCGAAAACCGCGCCGCCAAAGCATTGACCCGCCTAGGCGACAATAGTTTGCATCGTAACTGCCCGCGCCGGCCAGTTCAAGCAACTACTGCACCGTTGGAGGGGCAAAAGTTTGCACAAAAGGGTTCAATGATCGCGTTTCTTGACGGATGGCCGCCAACCCGACGGCGGACCCAGCCTAACGACGAACCCAATGGTGGCAGGCCGCACAATTGGCTCGGAGCTCGGACGTGTATCTCGCGTCCAATCCATCCACGCCGCCGGTATGATGGCAGCGGTTGCAGCAGTTCTGACGATCTCGGCGCAGCAGATCCGGCAGAGAGCTTCTCGCCGCGGCAGGAGGTGATAATCCAGCCGGTGCGACCAGTCCGCGCAAGCATTGCGCGGAATCCTGAGCGTGGCCATGCTCGTCGCCGAATTCGGAGGCGGGCGTCTCACGATGATTTCGGTCGGCGAAGGCTCCGGCAGAATCGCCGCGCATCGGGGACAACGGTCGATCGGGCGTGCCAACGAGCGTTCGCAAGATGGCCGCCACGAAAATTCCCAACACGATCGCGGCCGAAAAATGCAATAGATTTAAGTGACGCCCGCTCAATGCGGATTTCTTTGGCGGCGGACACATCGATTGCGGTCGAGGCTGTCCCACCGGTTGCTTCAGCGAAAGGATGGGACGCAACTCCGCATACAGCGGCGCCCCCCAATATCCAGGCAGCGACATCGTATCTTCCGGGGCGACGGCTTCCGGGCGGTCCTCGTCGTTTGGGCGCAGCGCTTCCGCCAAGCGCTGGCAATCTGCGCATCCCCGCAAATGCATTTCCACGGCTTGATCGTCGCGATCGCCGGCCGGAAATGGACCTCGCGTCAGAATCGCGAATACCTCGTCGCAGTTCATCGTTCCCCTCTTCACGGCGCCCAAACGTGCGCCAAGCCAGATAGCCTACGCTCATTGTCCCGATTCGCGCCAACCGTTGCAACGGATTTTAGCAATTCCCTGCAGAGCTGAAAATGCGAAACCGGCTGCGGCGATCCAGTTTTCGCGATGGGCAGGCATTGCCATGGGCGCCCTCAGCCGCTTTCTCGCAGAAAAGCCCTCTCTTGCCAGGGCGACCAGCAACTCATCGCTCGTCCTGTTTACGTTCGCCCCGCGTGAAATGATAGATGAATATTCCCGCGGCAATCGCGACATTGAGCGAATCGACCCCCGGCGGCATGGCAATCGTGATGCGGCGCTGACACTCGGCAAGCACGTCGTCGGCAAGCCCGTGCCCCTCGTTGCCCAGCAGCAGGGCAAAGCGCTCGCTGCGCCCGGCTGCGTCGAGCGGTTCGGCCGACTCGTCCAGCACTGCCGCCGCCAGTTCGATGCCCCACACCTCTCGCATCCGCCGCAAATCGTCCAGCAAGTTTCGCGATTCGACGATCGGCAGCGCCAATGCCGTGCCCATCGACACGCGGACGACGCGGCGCATGAACGGATCGCCTGCCTTCGGGCCTAGCATCACGCCATCGACCCGCAGGGCGCTCGACGTGCGCAGGATGACTCCCAGATTATCCGGCCCTTGCACTTCGGCGCAGACAACCATCGTCACGCGGCCCGGATGTTGCAGCAGAAATCGGCCCAGCGAAAGCGGTGCCGGCCGCCGGCCGCAACCCAGCACGCCGCGGTGAAAGTCGAATCCGACGATTCCTTCCACCATCGACTCGGGCACCACAAGCAGCGGAACGTCCGGCGGCACGAGTGGTTCGATCCGCGGCAAGTGCTTGTCGGCGACGAGTACCGAATCGACTTCCAGCCCGCTGGCCAGCAACCGCCGCGTCGGCTTGTCTCCTTCGGTGATGAACCGACCGGAATACCGCGTCAAGTTCGACTGTTTCAAGCCGCGATAATGAACCAGCCGAGGATCGTCGATCGATTGGATTCGCAGCAGCGGCATGGAGCGTGCCTCACGAGCTGGTTCGAAACAGACGTGGCAGACCATTGAGCAAGCTTGGCAAAATTGCCAGTTTCCCAGTCTAATCGACAAACTCCTCGTCGAAGCGGTCGATCAACGAAGCGAGCCGCGGCCGCGGGTGGCTGGCGGATGCCAACTCGCCCTGAGGCAGACGCGGCTCGAACGAGAACTGCCGTTGAAGGTCGTCGTGCGTAAGGCTATTCCGACTTCACGCGCGTCCAGACATGCACCCATTGCGCGCCGCTGGGTTTCGAGGCAAACTCCGTCGGCCGAGCTTTTCCGGCGGCAGCAAAGCAGACGCGAAGCTCGTCTCCCTTGATTTCGTAAATGCCCAGGCATTTCTTGCCGGCGTTGGGGCCGCTTGCATCCACGACGTCGATTGTTTTGGGCGACTTGGTCGCGTTGATTTTTTGCGTCCCGGTCGCCGTTCCCTTTTCCGGCAGCGTGACCGAGAACCGATTGCCTTGAATGACGAGTTTGCCGACCTTGAGTTGCTCGGGCGTCAACGCCGTTCCGTCCACCTCGCCGGCCGTCAGCTTCCAAGTGCCCTGAAACGCATCGGCCCCTTTCATGACGGAATTCTCCGGCACCTTCGTGCCCGCCAAGAATCCCACGGCCGCGATCAATGCAATACAAATGTTCATATATTTTCCTCCCCTCAAGAGAATCCCTTGGGGCTTAAAATGCTCGGGCTACGCGGCCCGGCATTCCCCAATTCTCAACGGACGCCGCCCGTCGGCTCGCGGCGAATCGATCGCCGCGCAAACCGCCAGGCGCCGCCCAAGTATAGGTCGCGGGAAAACGGCACGTTAAACGCCGAATTGCCGTGAAATCGCCGCACCCAGCATGTGCGGCCTCGCCGCATTCTCCGTTCCTCCGCGGAGACATCGACGAACGGGCTTCGCGTTCTCGCTGACGCGGCTCGATTTCTGGCAATCGCGATACGTCCGATCGAGTGGGCGATTTCCTCGCTTTTCGCCGGACAAACCTTCGCCCGCTTCCCGTAAAACATGCCAGGAGCTAGCACGACGACCAAAAAATCAGCGGAAAGGTAAGCAAATCCCCTTAAAAGTAGGTGATCGCGCGGATTTCTCGAAAGATATGGGCCATTTTCCGGAGCAATCGGCCGTCGCGGCGGCGGCAGCGGCCACGGCCATGCTCCGCCGCGAACCGGAAAAGAAATCTTTTTTGACAAAATCGTTGACATAGGTAAAAACCATAGTTATATTGCGAGCTAAAGACAGGGAAACTAGGCCAAGAGGGAGCCAAAGTCGCCCGGTTTTTAGTAGTTGGGGGATTTGGAGAACGGTTATCGTTCGTGGCCGACTGGAATGGTTCCTTTCGGTTTGACCCGAAATCAGGGTAATGCGACTAGTGAAACGTGCTTTTCTCGAGCACACTTAATCTCAAAGAGAGAGGAGAACGCTGATGAAGACGACGTTGAAGTTGGTGGCGGTAGTAGTAGCAGCCTTTGGGTTATCCCATGCGGCTCAAGCTTCGCAGATTTTTTATTGCCTGAACATTGATGCGAATGGTCCAGGTACCTGGACGTTGTCGGCATGGACCGATGCCCCTGCTGGCCTCGCATCGTATGTGGTGAACTTGACCGGTGTCGCCTCTGGAAAATCCTCGCAGCCAAAGGGCTTGGATGTGGAAGGCGAATTCGGCACTGGTTTCACACTCGGCGGACTTGCACTTGCCTCACCGAACTGGCAGGCGTTTGGCGGTCAAAACACGACTGACGCCGCGAGTGTGGTCTACGGCGTTGGAAACCAGGTTTTAGGACCGGACGCCTTCGGTGGTTCGATCTCCAGCAGGGATCAAAACAATGTCAAATTGACTGAGATTTCTGTTCCTGCGTTGCTGTACTGGGGTACTTATGACCCCTCCGGTGCTTCACCTGGATTTAATCCATACAACGCGGGAACCGGTGCGGTTTTCAACAGCACCGATGGAATTCAGGCTTCGGTCCCCG includes:
- a CDS encoding PEP-CTERM sorting domain-containing protein (PEP-CTERM proteins occur, often in large numbers, in the proteomes of bacteria that also encode an exosortase, a predicted intramembrane cysteine proteinase. The presence of a PEP-CTERM domain at a protein's C-terminus predicts cleavage within the sorting domain, followed by covalent anchoring to some some component of the (usually Gram-negative) cell surface. Many PEP-CTERM proteins exhibit an unusual sequence composition that includes large numbers of potential glycosylation sites. Expression of one such protein has been shown restore the ability of a bacterium to form floc, a type of biofilm.); this translates as MKTTLKLVAVVVAAFGLSHAAQASQIFYCLNIDANGPGTWTLSAWTDAPAGLASYVVNLTGVASGKSSQPKGLDVEGEFGTGFTLGGLALASPNWQAFGGQNTTDAASVVYGVGNQVLGPDAFGGSISSRDQNNVKLTEISVPALLYWGTYDPSGASPGFNPYNAGTGAVFNSTDGIQASVPDEIHFGCLPEPASLLLVGLSIPALAYAIRRRKAA
- a CDS encoding RNA methyltransferase; this encodes MPLLRIQSIDDPRLVHYRGLKQSNLTRYSGRFITEGDKPTRRLLASGLEVDSVLVADKHLPRIEPLVPPDVPLLVVPESMVEGIVGFDFHRGVLGCGRRPAPLSLGRFLLQHPGRVTMVVCAEVQGPDNLGVILRTSSALRVDGVMLGPKAGDPFMRRVVRVSMGTALALPIVESRNLLDDLRRMREVWGIELAAAVLDESAEPLDAAGRSERFALLLGNEGHGLADDVLAECQRRITIAMPPGVDSLNVAIAAGIFIYHFTRGERKQDER
- a CDS encoding TIGR03067 domain-containing protein, producing the protein MNICIALIAAVGFLAGTKVPENSVMKGADAFQGTWKLTAGEVDGTALTPEQLKVGKLVIQGNRFSVTLPEKGTATGTQKINATKSPKTIDVVDASGPNAGKKCLGIYEIKGDELRVCFAAAGKARPTEFASKPSGAQWVHVWTRVKSE